In Phaseolus vulgaris cultivar G19833 chromosome 10, P. vulgaris v2.0, whole genome shotgun sequence, a single genomic region encodes these proteins:
- the LOC137818900 gene encoding protein ELF4-LIKE 4, producing the protein MDGDIFGGLGNSTQVDSRLLQVFQKSLLQAQDILNQNRLLINEINQNHESKMPDNLSRNVGLIRELNSNIRRVVDLYADLSNSFTKSREASSEGDSSGTLKSDGKVNQKRIRSS; encoded by the coding sequence ATGGACGGTGATATATTTGGAGGGCTAGGGAATTCAACTCAAGTAGATAGCAGGCTTTTACAGGTATTTCAGAAGAGCTTATTGCAAGCTCAAGATATTTTGAATCAGAACCGGTTGCTGATCAATGAGATAAACCAAAACCACGAGTCCAAGATGCCTGATAATCTAAGTAGAAATGTGGGTTTGATCAGAGAACTGAATAGCAATATCAGAAGGGTGGTTGATCTCTATGCAGATCTTTCTAACTCCTTTACCAAGTCCAGAGAAGCTTCTTCTGAAGGGGACTCCAGTGGGACTTTAAAGTCTGATGGAAAAGTCAACCAGAAGAGAATTAGATCCAGCTAA